The Sporomusa termitida genome has a window encoding:
- a CDS encoding cytochrome ubiquinol oxidase subunit I produces the protein MEELILSRWQFGITTIYHFLFVPLTLGLSLIVAILETIYVRTGNEMYKQQTKFWGKLFLINFAMGVVTGIVQEFHFGMNWSEYARFMGDIFGAPLAMEALTAFYLESVFIGLWIFGWDRIPKVLHAVSIWIVALATNLSAFWILTANSFMQSPVGYVINNGRAEMTDFVALITNPYVLYQFPHTVLSGFVTAGFFVLAISAYHLIRRTHLDFFRASFQLGLIWSIVSLFLLMGSGHAQTQFMAKAQPMKLAAAEALWETANPAPFAVAAIIDEQNKTNTAELKIPGLLSMLANNNPNTAVKGIKDIEQEYIAQYGPGNYVPAVTPVFWSFRIMVAAGSLMLLVVLAAGFFWWRGQLEERPWLLKAVLWSLPLPYIANSTGWFVTEGGRQPWIVFGLQRVEEAVSPSVGAVSIWISLVGFTLVYAVLAAAAVYLVQKFVRQGPGISSDQPKQPAAKGAALWS, from the coding sequence ATGGAAGAACTCATTTTGTCCCGCTGGCAGTTTGGGATAACTACCATCTATCACTTTCTTTTTGTCCCGCTGACGCTTGGTCTGTCGCTTATTGTCGCTATTTTGGAAACTATCTATGTCCGCACCGGTAATGAAATGTATAAGCAGCAGACTAAGTTCTGGGGTAAACTTTTCCTGATCAACTTTGCTATGGGTGTGGTCACAGGTATTGTCCAGGAGTTCCATTTTGGTATGAACTGGTCCGAGTATGCCCGGTTTATGGGGGATATTTTTGGCGCCCCCCTGGCTATGGAAGCGCTGACTGCCTTTTATCTGGAGTCCGTATTCATTGGGCTGTGGATTTTTGGCTGGGACCGCATACCCAAAGTATTACACGCAGTCAGTATCTGGATTGTGGCGCTGGCTACTAATTTATCGGCTTTCTGGATCTTAACAGCTAATTCTTTCATGCAGTCGCCGGTAGGGTATGTTATTAATAACGGCCGGGCCGAGATGACCGATTTTGTTGCACTTATTACTAATCCCTATGTACTTTATCAATTTCCGCATACGGTTCTGTCAGGCTTTGTAACTGCCGGTTTCTTTGTTTTAGCCATTAGCGCGTATCATCTAATCAGGAGAACGCATTTGGATTTTTTCCGGGCTTCGTTTCAATTGGGGCTGATCTGGAGTATTGTCAGTTTGTTTCTGTTAATGGGCAGCGGTCATGCGCAGACCCAGTTTATGGCGAAGGCGCAGCCGATGAAGCTGGCGGCGGCTGAGGCCCTGTGGGAGACTGCCAACCCGGCACCTTTTGCCGTAGCTGCGATCATTGACGAACAAAATAAGACCAATACAGCCGAATTGAAAATCCCCGGCCTGTTGTCGATGCTGGCCAATAATAATCCTAATACGGCCGTGAAAGGGATTAAGGATATTGAGCAGGAGTATATTGCTCAATACGGCCCCGGTAATTATGTACCGGCGGTCACGCCCGTATTCTGGAGTTTTAGAATTATGGTGGCCGCCGGTTCGCTGATGCTGCTTGTCGTACTGGCCGCCGGCTTTTTCTGGTGGCGCGGCCAGCTGGAGGAGCGGCCCTGGCTGCTGAAGGCGGTGCTTTGGAGTCTGCCGCTTCCCTATATTGCTAATTCTACCGGCTGGTTTGTTACCGAAGGCGGGCGTCAGCCCTGGATTGTTTTCGGCCTGCAGCGGGTAGAGGAGGCGGTGTCGCCGTCAGTTGGCGCTGTAAGTATCTGGATTTCTCTGGTCGGCTTTACTCTGGTATATGCCGTATTAGCCGCCGCTGCTGTATATCTTGTCCAGAAATTTGTTCGCCAGGGACCAGGCATAAGCAGTGATCAGCCCAAACAACCGGCAGCGAAGGGGGCGGCATTATGGAGTTAA
- a CDS encoding RrF2 family transcriptional regulator produces the protein MQWNQATDYAFRVVLYLAGLPPGEVASGVIIADRQHIPHRFLQKIMRLLSAAGVVKSFRGVAGGFALAKAPAAISLYDVIVAMEGPLAIHRCLADRKACNRDCEQECPVHQALAGIQDRLAADLASVTFAALAAKANKSSRR, from the coding sequence GTGCAGTGGAATCAGGCCACTGATTATGCATTCCGGGTAGTACTGTATCTGGCCGGGCTGCCGCCGGGCGAGGTGGCCAGTGGTGTCATTATTGCTGACAGGCAGCATATTCCCCACCGGTTTCTCCAGAAAATTATGCGGCTGCTCTCTGCCGCCGGGGTGGTAAAGTCATTTCGTGGTGTTGCGGGAGGCTTTGCCCTGGCTAAGGCGCCGGCAGCAATCAGTTTATATGATGTTATTGTCGCTATGGAAGGGCCGCTGGCCATTCATCGCTGCCTGGCTGACCGCAAAGCGTGTAATCGTGATTGTGAGCAGGAGTGTCCGGTGCATCAGGCGCTGGCCGGTATTCAGGACCGGCTGGCGGCCGATCTAGCCAGTGTTACTTTTGCAGCCCTGGCTGCTAAAGCAAATAAATCTAGCAGGAGGTAG